A part of Paenibacillus sp. 481 genomic DNA contains:
- the thpR gene encoding RNA 2',3'-cyclic phosphodiesterase: protein MTTMWRLFLAIPLAPQVSQQLNDWLLERTIRTCSTNNEDVSSLPLLAAFRRDVHPQDYHITVQFLGDVFPARAAELQASLDEAVTGCKPFELQVQGMGSFGSPAAPRILWAGVEGQTEQLHQLQQRIVAATSLLGFAPEERPYRPHITLARQYTGQHEGKQLGVPASLWRELAAHMPSLSWTVNGVALYRTHLDRRPMYEAVHTACFVSG, encoded by the coding sequence ATGACAACGATGTGGCGGCTGTTCCTAGCGATTCCGTTGGCACCACAAGTCAGCCAACAGCTAAATGATTGGCTGCTTGAACGTACTATCCGTACATGCAGTACAAATAACGAAGACGTATCTTCGCTGCCGTTATTAGCAGCGTTTCGTCGAGATGTGCATCCACAAGATTATCATATTACGGTTCAGTTTCTTGGTGATGTGTTTCCAGCGCGCGCAGCGGAGCTGCAAGCTTCATTAGACGAAGCGGTGACCGGATGCAAGCCGTTTGAGCTTCAGGTGCAGGGGATGGGCAGCTTTGGCAGCCCAGCGGCGCCGCGCATATTATGGGCGGGTGTAGAAGGTCAAACGGAGCAGCTACATCAATTACAGCAGCGAATCGTAGCCGCCACGAGCTTGCTTGGCTTTGCGCCAGAAGAGAGGCCCTATCGACCGCATATTACGCTAGCACGGCAATATACAGGGCAGCATGAAGGCAAGCAGTTAGGTGTCCCTGCTAGCCTATGGAGAGAGTTAGCGGCCCATATGCCATCCTTATCGTGGACGGTCAATGGTGTTGCGCTGTACCGGACCCATTTAGATCGCCGCCCCATGTATGAGGCGGTGCATACAGCCTGTTTTGTGAGCGGCTGA
- a CDS encoding zinc-ribbon domain-containing protein: MSFLQKIKDGASIAAEKAQVTVEVTRLHTKVSSKKREKEEQCAQIGQYVLEAFKKGSIIIQDQVIISKCEQLVGIEAEMKSLEEQVRQLKKEKDCVCGKTISVDAKFCPECGQPVN, from the coding sequence ATGAGTTTTTTGCAAAAGATTAAAGATGGGGCTTCAATAGCAGCAGAGAAAGCACAGGTAACAGTAGAGGTAACGCGGTTGCATACGAAAGTATCGTCCAAAAAGCGTGAGAAGGAAGAACAGTGCGCACAGATTGGACAATATGTGCTTGAAGCTTTCAAAAAAGGCAGTATTATCATTCAGGATCAAGTGATTATTTCGAAGTGTGAGCAGTTAGTAGGCATAGAAGCTGAGATGAAATCGTTAGAAGAGCAAGTCAGGCAGTTGAAAAAGGAAAAAGATTGTGTGTGCGGCAAAACGATTTCTGTGGATGCTAAGTTTTGTCCGGAGTGCGGTCAACCTGTAAACTAG
- a CDS encoding L-cystine transporter, giving the protein MAALLVVLYIMQRKHISFTKRVFTGLGLGIAFGALLQWLHGVDSNVVTVLNDWFNIAGSGYVKLLQMIVMPLIIVSIISAIIHVKSKAGVGKMSASIIGVLIGTTAIAAAIGIFTSLAFDLSAVDIEAGQREVERGAYLDNKVGEVRDFTLPQQILEFIPSNPFADMTGERRTSTIAVVIFAAFVGVAALGVARKKPQHGEMFKSIIDSLHAVVMRMVTIVLRLTPYGVLAIMTRVVSTTAPAEIWKLGKFVLASYVALILMFIVHLVMLAISGISPLKYLQRSMPALVFAFTSRTSAGSIPINVETQVARLGVPESFANFSATFGASMGQNGCAGIYPAMLAVMIAPTVGINPFDIGFILQLIAIVAISSFGVAGVGGGATFAALIVLSSMNMPVALAGLLISVEPLIDMGRTALNVNGSMTAGVLSSRWLGQWDKKKFLRNEQSATEA; this is encoded by the coding sequence ATGGCAGCACTGCTAGTCGTGCTTTACATAATGCAGCGTAAGCATATTAGCTTTACGAAGCGCGTGTTTACAGGCCTAGGATTGGGGATTGCGTTCGGTGCGCTGCTGCAATGGCTGCACGGAGTAGATTCTAACGTCGTTACCGTGTTGAATGACTGGTTTAATATTGCGGGCAGCGGTTATGTAAAGCTGCTGCAAATGATTGTGATGCCGCTCATCATCGTCTCGATTATTTCAGCAATCATTCATGTGAAATCTAAAGCGGGTGTCGGCAAAATGAGTGCATCCATAATCGGTGTCCTCATTGGCACAACCGCTATTGCCGCCGCAATCGGCATTTTTACATCGCTGGCATTTGATTTATCAGCGGTTGATATTGAGGCGGGCCAGCGTGAAGTAGAGCGAGGCGCCTATTTGGATAACAAAGTAGGCGAAGTGCGCGACTTTACATTGCCGCAGCAAATACTTGAATTTATTCCGAGCAATCCGTTCGCGGATATGACGGGTGAACGTCGGACATCGACGATTGCTGTCGTTATCTTTGCCGCGTTTGTCGGCGTAGCCGCGCTCGGTGTAGCGCGTAAAAAGCCGCAACATGGCGAAATGTTCAAATCGATCATCGATAGCTTGCATGCTGTCGTTATGCGCATGGTTACGATCGTACTGCGCTTGACGCCTTACGGCGTACTCGCCATCATGACGCGTGTCGTCTCTACGACAGCGCCCGCTGAAATTTGGAAGCTCGGCAAATTCGTGCTCGCTTCCTACGTGGCCTTGATCTTGATGTTTATTGTGCATCTGGTTATGCTGGCGATATCCGGAATATCTCCGCTGAAATATTTACAGCGCTCGATGCCTGCACTCGTGTTTGCATTTACGTCTCGCACAAGTGCAGGGTCTATCCCGATAAATGTAGAGACTCAGGTAGCGCGTCTAGGCGTGCCAGAGAGCTTTGCTAACTTTAGCGCGACGTTTGGTGCTTCAATGGGACAGAACGGTTGTGCGGGCATTTATCCGGCAATGCTGGCGGTCATGATCGCACCGACGGTCGGCATTAACCCGTTTGATATCGGCTTTATTTTGCAGCTTATCGCGATCGTGGCTATCAGTTCATTTGGTGTAGCTGGTGTCGGCGGCGGAGCAACATTTGCGGCGTTGATCGTACTGTCTTCGATGAATATGCCTGTCGCATTAGCGGGCTTGCTTATTTCTGTCGAACCGTTGATCGATATGGGACGTACAGCTTTAAATGTGAACGGATCAATGACAGCTGGCGTGCTTTCTTCCCGTTGGTTAGGCCAGTGGGATAAGAAGAAATTTTTGCGCAACGAACAATCAGCAACAGAAGCATAA